A window from Moritella yayanosii encodes these proteins:
- the citE gene encoding citrate (pro-3S)-lyase subunit beta, with the protein MSKLRRSMLFVPGANAAMLSNTFIYKPDSIMFDLEDSVALREKDTARMLVFNALQHPFYQDIETVVRVNPLNSEFGLKDLNAVVRGGADVVRLAKTDSAEDVIAMERAIIEIEKACGREVGSTKLLAAIESARGINNAVEIAHASERLIGIALGAEDYVRDIRTQRSPGGTELLFARCAIIQAARAAGIMAFDTVYSDVNNEQGFLNEAEHIKQLGFDGKSLINPRQIELLHNVLAPSQAEVDHANAVIEAAEEGAKQGLGVISLNGKMVDGPIIDRARWTLQRAQSGIKQ; encoded by the coding sequence ATGAGTAAATTACGTCGTAGTATGTTATTTGTCCCTGGCGCTAATGCAGCCATGCTAAGTAATACTTTTATTTACAAACCGGATTCAATCATGTTTGACCTAGAAGATTCAGTGGCATTACGCGAGAAAGATACCGCGCGTATGCTTGTGTTTAATGCATTACAACACCCTTTCTATCAAGATATTGAAACTGTTGTTCGTGTTAACCCACTGAATTCTGAATTTGGGTTGAAAGATCTGAATGCCGTTGTTCGTGGTGGTGCAGATGTGGTACGTCTGGCTAAGACTGACAGTGCTGAAGATGTGATTGCAATGGAACGTGCAATCATTGAAATTGAGAAAGCGTGTGGTCGTGAAGTCGGTAGCACTAAGTTACTCGCAGCCATTGAAAGTGCTCGTGGTATTAATAATGCGGTAGAAATCGCGCATGCTTCTGAACGTTTGATCGGCATTGCATTGGGCGCGGAAGATTATGTTCGCGATATCAGAACACAGCGTTCACCTGGGGGTACTGAACTACTGTTTGCACGTTGTGCAATTATTCAGGCCGCTCGTGCTGCTGGTATCATGGCATTTGATACGGTGTACTCAGATGTGAATAACGAACAAGGTTTCTTAAATGAAGCTGAGCACATTAAGCAACTCGGTTTTGATGGTAAATCGCTGATTAACCCTCGTCAAATTGAACTACTACACAATGTTTTAGCGCCGTCTCAAGCAGAAGTGGACCATGCTAATGCTGTGATTGAAGCTGCTGAAGAAGGTGCAAAACAGGGTCTTGGCGTGATCTCATTAAATGGAAAAATGGTTGATGGACCTATCATTGACCGTGCGCGCTGGACTCTTCAACGTGCGCAATCTGGTATTAAACAATAA
- the citD gene encoding citrate lyase acyl carrier protein: MKIVQQAFAGTLESSDVLIRVSPAETQGIMIELNSSVMKQFGDVIESVVRATLTNMGVTDATVIVDDKGALDCVLRARVQAAAMRAANITDIDWSKLA, encoded by the coding sequence ATGAAAATAGTCCAGCAAGCATTTGCAGGGACACTTGAATCAAGTGATGTATTGATTCGAGTATCCCCTGCCGAAACACAAGGTATTATGATTGAGCTAAATAGTTCCGTCATGAAGCAATTTGGTGATGTTATCGAGTCTGTGGTACGTGCCACGCTCACTAATATGGGAGTTACTGACGCGACGGTTATTGTTGACGATAAAGGTGCTCTTGATTGTGTGTTAAGAGCCCGCGTTCAAGCTGCAGCAATGCGTGCAGCAAATATCACGGACATTGATTGGAGTAAATTAGCATGA
- the citC gene encoding [citrate (pro-3S)-lyase] ligase — MIDTYTFSRISASNDKKINEIQRFLSNSGLRIDYDVEHFIVAYHDNNIIGCGAIAGNVFKSIALSPMLRGTGFLLKLLTELINLAYDMGRFELFLFTKPENEVMFKQAGFFPIVGVKNKMVLMENSNNRLVKYCQKLSSQRQEGSKIGSLVINANPFTLGHQYLVEQAAKECDWLHLFVVKEDKSYFSYHDRYNMIKQGCEHVDNVTVHAGSDYLISRSTFPSYFIKDSGVVDLCHAAIDLQLFRSYIAPALGITHRFVGCEPFCTVTNNYNQQMAYWFSLEPFVAPPIVFTELKRIEHNQQPISASQVRALLKANDLDAAKALVPTTSYPYLANKQELETQHLQSLNAQYTGLIVPAITNFSI, encoded by the coding sequence ATGATTGATACTTATACTTTTTCTCGTATATCGGCTAGTAACGATAAGAAAATAAATGAGATCCAACGTTTTCTTTCTAATTCAGGTCTTCGTATTGATTATGATGTCGAACATTTCATCGTTGCCTATCATGACAATAATATTATTGGTTGTGGTGCCATTGCTGGCAATGTATTTAAATCAATAGCGTTATCACCAATGTTACGTGGCACTGGATTTTTATTAAAATTGCTTACGGAATTAATTAATTTAGCCTACGACATGGGGCGCTTTGAATTATTCCTATTTACCAAGCCTGAAAATGAAGTGATGTTTAAGCAAGCGGGATTTTTTCCGATTGTCGGTGTCAAAAATAAAATGGTGTTGATGGAAAATAGTAATAATCGCCTTGTTAAATATTGTCAAAAACTATCCAGTCAACGTCAGGAAGGAAGTAAAATTGGCAGCTTAGTTATAAATGCCAACCCTTTTACCCTCGGTCATCAATATTTAGTCGAACAGGCTGCAAAAGAATGTGATTGGTTACACTTATTTGTTGTGAAAGAAGATAAGTCTTATTTTTCTTATCACGACCGCTATAACATGATCAAACAAGGTTGTGAGCATGTAGATAATGTCACCGTGCATGCTGGTTCAGATTATTTAATTTCTCGCTCGACCTTCCCTAGCTACTTTATTAAAGACAGTGGTGTGGTTGACCTTTGTCATGCCGCTATCGATCTGCAATTATTCCGCTCGTATATTGCACCCGCATTAGGTATTACGCATCGATTCGTCGGCTGTGAACCTTTTTGTACTGTGACTAATAATTACAACCAGCAAATGGCGTATTGGTTTAGCCTCGAACCCTTTGTCGCACCGCCTATCGTATTTACTGAATTAAAACGTATTGAACATAATCAGCAACCCATCTCGGCTTCTCAAGTACGCGCCTTATTAAAGGCTAATGATCTCGACGCGGCAAAAGCATTAGTTCCAACGACTAGCTATCCCTATCTAGCCAATAAACAAGAATTAGAAACTCAGCATTTACAATCGTTAAATGCTCAATATACCGGCCTAATTGTGCCAGCGATAACCAATTTCTCTATTTAA
- the citS gene encoding citrate/sodium symporter CitS, with the protein MSTLNVKVEKNDLVSKLLNFKVFGLPLPLFSIMLAALFASHITDTLPKNLVGGFAFMFIIGAVFGELGKRIPIFNKYIGGAPVLIFLVAAWFVYAGLLTQREIDTVALVMKQTKFIDFFIAVLITGSILSVNRKLLLKSLVGYIPTILAAVLGASILGVLGGMMFGIPFDRIMMLYVLPIMGGGNGAGAIPLSEIYESVTGGSKEEYYSVAIAILTIANIIAIVIAAGLNILGKKYPALTGNGDLLRNSSFDVSENEKIGEITPREIAVGLVLATCTYTFAYSLSKSILPGFGDVKIHTFAYMVILIALLNASGLCSPEIKEGSKRLSDFFTKHLLWLLMVGVGVVYTNLGDIIATITFVNVILATLIVVGAVLGAAIGGWLMGFYPIEASITAGLCMANRGGSGDLEVLAASERMSLISYAQISSRLGGGIVLVIASVVFGLLG; encoded by the coding sequence ATGAGTACATTAAACGTTAAAGTAGAAAAAAACGACCTGGTCTCCAAATTACTAAATTTTAAAGTATTTGGATTACCACTACCATTATTTTCAATAATGCTAGCTGCACTATTTGCATCTCATATAACTGATACATTACCGAAAAACCTCGTGGGTGGTTTTGCATTTATGTTCATAATCGGTGCTGTTTTTGGTGAATTGGGTAAACGGATCCCAATTTTTAATAAATATATTGGTGGTGCGCCAGTATTAATCTTCTTAGTTGCAGCTTGGTTTGTATACGCAGGTTTATTAACGCAACGTGAGATTGATACAGTTGCACTAGTAATGAAACAAACGAAATTTATCGACTTTTTTATTGCTGTACTGATCACAGGTTCAATCTTATCTGTAAACCGCAAACTACTGCTTAAATCGCTAGTAGGTTATATCCCTACGATTTTAGCGGCAGTTTTAGGTGCTTCTATCCTAGGTGTCCTAGGTGGCATGATGTTCGGTATTCCATTCGATCGCATTATGATGTTATATGTACTACCTATCATGGGTGGCGGTAACGGTGCAGGTGCAATTCCACTTTCAGAAATCTATGAATCTGTTACTGGTGGTTCCAAAGAAGAATATTACTCAGTAGCTATCGCTATCTTAACTATCGCTAACATCATTGCGATCGTGATTGCTGCTGGTCTAAACATACTAGGTAAGAAATATCCTGCGCTAACAGGTAACGGTGATTTATTACGTAATTCAAGCTTCGATGTTTCTGAAAATGAAAAAATTGGTGAAATAACACCTCGTGAAATCGCAGTCGGTTTAGTACTAGCAACATGTACATATACTTTTGCTTACTCACTATCAAAATCAATCCTACCTGGATTTGGCGATGTGAAGATCCATACCTTTGCTTACATGGTTATCCTAATTGCTCTACTAAACGCATCTGGCCTTTGTTCTCCAGAGATCAAAGAAGGCTCGAAACGTTTATCAGACTTCTTTACTAAGCATTTATTATGGTTACTCATGGTTGGTGTCGGTGTGGTATATACCAATCTAGGCGATATCATCGCTACGATCACATTTGTTAACGTAATACTTGCAACACTTATCGTAGTAGGTGCCGTATTAGGTGCCGCAATTGGTGGTTGGTTAATGGGTTTCTATCCAATCGAAGCTTCTATCACAGCGGGCCTATGTATGGCTAACCGTGGTGGTTCAGGTGACCTCGAAGTACTTGCAGCCTCTGAACGTATGAGCCTAATTTCTTACGCTCAAATCTCATCACGTCTTGGTGGTGGTATTGTTCTGGTTATTGCGAGTGTAGTCTTCGGTCTGCTTGGTTAA
- a CDS encoding OadG family protein, protein MNQVSLFAEGINLLILGVGFVASFLTLLVGATMLLSSIAQKFVVIPVATAPKPTQPVQPDQTELICAISAAIHHHNKPAC, encoded by the coding sequence ATGAATCAGGTTTCACTTTTTGCCGAAGGTATAAATTTACTTATTCTTGGTGTCGGATTTGTCGCTAGCTTTTTAACGCTACTGGTAGGTGCGACTATGCTACTTTCTAGTATCGCCCAAAAATTTGTGGTTATCCCCGTAGCCACAGCGCCTAAACCTACACAACCCGTACAACCCGATCAAACAGAATTAATTTGTGCTATTTCCGCCGCTATTCACCACCATAACAAACCAGCATGTTAA